One genomic region from Streptomyces sp. Li-HN-5-11 encodes:
- the fabI gene encoding enoyl-ACP reductase FabI: protein MSGILEGKRILITGVLTEASIAFHAAKLAQEQGAEVILTAFPRPTLTERIAKKLPKPTKVIELDVTNDEHLGRLADVVGEELGGLDGVVHSIGFAPQDALGGNFLNTPFESVATAMHVSAYSLKALTMACLPLMQNGGSVVGLTFDAQFAWPQYDWMGPAKAALEATSRYIARDLGKQNIRCNLISAGPLGSMAAKSIPGFSDLAAVWDSRSPLEWDLKDPEPAGRGIVALLSDWFPKTTGEIVHVDGGLHAIGA from the coding sequence ATGAGCGGAATTCTCGAGGGCAAGCGCATCCTGATCACCGGTGTGCTGACGGAGGCGTCCATCGCCTTCCACGCCGCGAAGCTGGCCCAGGAGCAGGGGGCCGAGGTCATCCTCACCGCTTTCCCGCGGCCCACGCTGACCGAGCGCATCGCCAAGAAGCTCCCGAAGCCCACCAAGGTCATCGAGCTCGACGTCACCAACGACGAGCACCTCGGGCGCCTGGCCGACGTGGTCGGCGAGGAGCTGGGCGGCCTGGACGGCGTCGTGCACTCCATCGGCTTCGCCCCGCAGGACGCGCTCGGCGGCAACTTCCTCAACACGCCGTTCGAGTCGGTCGCCACGGCCATGCACGTCTCGGCGTACTCCCTGAAGGCGCTGACCATGGCCTGTCTGCCGCTGATGCAGAACGGCGGCTCGGTCGTCGGCCTCACCTTCGACGCCCAGTTCGCCTGGCCGCAGTACGACTGGATGGGCCCGGCCAAGGCCGCCCTGGAGGCCACCAGCCGCTACATCGCGCGCGACCTGGGCAAGCAGAACATCCGCTGCAACCTCATCTCGGCGGGCCCGCTCGGCTCCATGGCCGCCAAGTCCATCCCGGGCTTCAGCGACCTGGCCGCCGTGTGGGACAGCCGCTCCCCGCTGGAGTGGGACCTGAAGGACCCCGAGCCGGCCGGCCGCGGCATCGTGGCCCTGCTGAGCGACTGGTTCCCGAAGACCACCGGCGAGATCGTCCACGTGGACGGCGGTCTGCACGCCATCGGCGCCTGA
- the fabG gene encoding 3-oxoacyl-[acyl-carrier-protein] reductase — MSRSVLVTGGNRGIGLAIARAFADAGDKVAITYRSGEPPAGFLAVKCDITDPEQVEQAYKEIEAENGPVEVLVANAGVTRDQLLMRMTEEDFTSVIDTNLTGTFRVVKRANRGMLRAKKGRVVLISSVVGLYGSPGQANYAASKAALVGFARSLARELGSRNITFNVVAPGFVDTDMTKALTDEQRTNIVSQVPLGRYAQPEEIAATVRFLASDDASYITGAVIPVDGGLGMGH, encoded by the coding sequence TTGAGCCGCTCGGTTCTCGTCACCGGAGGCAACCGGGGCATCGGCCTCGCCATCGCCCGCGCGTTCGCCGACGCCGGCGACAAGGTCGCGATCACGTACCGCTCGGGCGAGCCGCCGGCCGGTTTCCTCGCCGTCAAGTGCGACATCACCGACCCCGAGCAGGTGGAGCAGGCCTACAAGGAGATCGAGGCCGAGAACGGCCCGGTGGAGGTCCTCGTCGCCAACGCCGGCGTCACCCGGGACCAGCTCCTGATGCGGATGACCGAGGAGGACTTCACCTCGGTCATCGACACCAACCTCACCGGCACCTTCCGCGTCGTCAAGCGCGCCAACCGCGGCATGCTGCGCGCCAAGAAGGGCCGCGTCGTCCTCATCTCCTCGGTCGTCGGGCTCTACGGTTCGCCCGGTCAGGCCAACTACGCCGCATCCAAGGCCGCACTGGTGGGCTTCGCGCGCTCCCTCGCCCGTGAGCTGGGCTCGCGCAACATCACCTTCAACGTCGTCGCCCCCGGCTTCGTCGACACCGACATGACCAAGGCGCTCACCGACGAGCAGCGCACGAACATCGTGTCGCAGGTGCCGCTCGGTCGTTATGCGCAGCCGGAGGAGATCGCCGCGACGGTGCGGTTCCTCGCCTCGGACGACGCCTCGTACATCACTGGAGCCGTCATCCCCGTTGACGGCGGACTGGGAATGGGTCACTGA
- a CDS encoding TldD/PmbA family protein: MPHTIDEGFTALPLRPLADAALARARSLGAEHADFRFERVRSAAWRFRDARPAGSSDTTDLGYAVRVVHGGTWGFASGVDLTPDAAAKVASQAVAMAKLSAQVIAAAGSDERVELADEPVHAERTWVSSYRIDPFSVPDGDKTGLFTEWSARLLAADGVDHVDASLLTVHENKFYADTAGTVTTQQRVRLHPQLTAVSVDDSSGEFDSMRTLAPPVGRGWEYLTGTGWDWEDELARIPELLAEKMRAPSVEPGSYDLVVDPSNLWLTIHESIGHATELDRALGYEAAYAGTSFATFDQLGKLRYGSELMNVTGDRTAEHGLATVGYDDEGVEAQSWDLVKDGTLVGYQLDRRIARLTGFERSNGCAFADSPGHVPVQRMANVSLRPDPAGMSTEDLIGGVDRGIYVVGDRSWSIDMQRYNFQFTGQRFFRIENGRLAGQLRDVAYQATTTDFWGSMAAVGGPQTYVLGGAFNCGKAQPGQIAAVSHGCPSALFRGVNILNTTQEAGR, encoded by the coding sequence GTGCCACATACGATCGACGAAGGCTTCACGGCCCTTCCCCTACGCCCCCTCGCCGACGCCGCGCTGGCACGCGCGCGTTCGCTCGGCGCGGAGCACGCGGACTTCCGGTTCGAGCGGGTGCGCAGTGCGGCGTGGCGGTTCCGGGACGCCCGGCCGGCCGGGTCGTCGGACACCACCGACCTGGGGTACGCGGTGCGGGTGGTGCACGGCGGGACGTGGGGGTTCGCCTCCGGGGTGGACCTCACGCCGGACGCGGCCGCCAAGGTCGCCTCCCAGGCCGTGGCGATGGCGAAGCTGTCCGCACAGGTGATCGCGGCGGCCGGCTCGGACGAGCGCGTGGAACTCGCCGACGAGCCCGTGCACGCCGAGCGGACGTGGGTCTCGTCGTACCGGATCGACCCGTTCTCCGTGCCGGACGGGGACAAGACGGGCCTGTTCACCGAGTGGAGCGCGCGGCTGCTGGCGGCCGACGGGGTCGACCATGTCGACGCCTCGCTGCTGACCGTGCACGAGAACAAGTTCTACGCCGATACGGCCGGCACCGTGACCACACAGCAGCGGGTGCGGCTGCATCCGCAGCTGACGGCCGTGTCGGTGGACGACTCCAGCGGGGAGTTCGACTCGATGCGGACGCTGGCCCCGCCCGTGGGGCGCGGCTGGGAGTACCTCACCGGCACCGGCTGGGACTGGGAGGACGAGCTGGCGCGGATCCCCGAGCTGCTCGCCGAGAAGATGCGGGCGCCGAGCGTCGAGCCGGGCTCGTACGACCTGGTGGTCGACCCGTCCAACCTGTGGCTGACCATCCACGAGTCCATCGGGCACGCCACCGAGCTGGACCGGGCGCTCGGCTACGAGGCCGCCTACGCCGGCACCTCCTTCGCCACCTTCGACCAGCTCGGCAAGCTGAGGTACGGCTCGGAGCTGATGAACGTGACCGGCGACCGTACCGCCGAGCACGGCCTGGCGACCGTCGGCTACGACGACGAGGGCGTCGAGGCGCAGTCCTGGGACCTGGTGAAGGACGGGACGCTGGTCGGCTACCAGCTGGACCGCAGGATCGCCCGGCTGACGGGGTTCGAGCGGTCCAACGGGTGCGCGTTCGCCGACTCCCCCGGCCATGTGCCCGTGCAGCGCATGGCCAACGTGTCGCTGCGGCCGGACCCGGCCGGGATGTCGACCGAGGACCTCATCGGGGGCGTCGACCGGGGCATCTACGTCGTCGGGGACCGGTCCTGGTCGATCGACATGCAGCGGTACAACTTCCAGTTCACCGGTCAGCGGTTCTTCCGGATCGAGAACGGGCGGCTGGCCGGGCAGCTGCGTGACGTCGCCTACCAGGCGACCACCACCGACTTCTGGGGCTCGATGGCCGCCGTCGGCGGCCCGCAGACGTACGTCCTGGGCGGCGCCTTCAACTGCGGCAAGGCCCAGCCGGGCCAGATCGCGGCCGTCTCGCACGGCTGCCCCTCCGCCCTCTTCCGGGGCGTCAACATCTTGAACACCACGCAGGAGGCCGGTCGATGA
- a CDS encoding metallopeptidase TldD-related protein: MSPRTNKPHEVVERALALSRADGCVVIADEHSTANLRWAGNALTTNGVTRGRTLTVVATVDGKEGTASAVVSRSAVAQDELEPLVRAAEAAARGAGPAEDAQPLVTDVPESPDFTDAPDETSSAVFADFAPALGESFARARAGGRELYGFANHELVSTYLGTSTGLRLRHDQPNGTLELNAKSPDRTRSAWAGRSTRDFKDVDPAALDAELAVRLGWAERRVELPAGRYETLLPPTAVADLLIYQMWSASGRDASEGRTVFSRPGGGTRIGDRLSELPLSLRSDPDEPGLECAPFVVAHSSGDDQSVFDNGLPVRATEWIGCGELRHLTTTRHSAGLTGLPVAPAGGNLILDGGTDRSLEEMVAGTGRGLLLTCLWYIREVDPATLLLTGLTRDGVYLVENGEVTGEVNNFRFNESPVDLLGRATEAGRTEKTLPREWSDYFTRAAMPALRVPDFNMSSVSQGV; the protein is encoded by the coding sequence ATGAGTCCTCGTACGAACAAGCCGCACGAGGTCGTCGAGCGCGCCCTCGCACTGTCCCGGGCCGACGGATGCGTGGTGATCGCGGACGAGCACTCGACCGCGAACCTCCGCTGGGCGGGCAACGCGCTGACCACGAACGGTGTCACGCGAGGGCGCACGCTCACCGTCGTCGCGACCGTCGACGGCAAGGAGGGCACCGCCTCGGCTGTCGTGTCGCGGTCCGCGGTGGCGCAGGACGAGCTGGAGCCGCTGGTGCGGGCCGCCGAAGCGGCCGCGCGCGGGGCGGGGCCCGCCGAGGACGCGCAGCCGCTGGTCACCGACGTGCCGGAGTCCCCCGACTTCACCGACGCGCCCGACGAGACGTCGTCGGCGGTGTTCGCGGACTTCGCGCCGGCCCTCGGCGAGTCCTTCGCACGCGCGCGTGCCGGCGGCCGCGAGCTGTACGGCTTCGCCAACCACGAGCTCGTGTCGACCTACCTCGGTACGTCGACCGGGCTGCGGCTGCGCCACGACCAGCCCAACGGCACCCTGGAGCTGAACGCCAAGTCGCCGGACCGCACGCGCTCGGCGTGGGCGGGGCGGTCCACGAGGGACTTCAAGGACGTGGACCCGGCGGCGCTGGACGCCGAACTCGCGGTACGGCTCGGCTGGGCCGAGCGGCGCGTCGAACTGCCCGCGGGCCGGTACGAGACGCTGCTTCCGCCGACCGCGGTGGCGGACCTGCTGATCTACCAGATGTGGTCGGCGTCGGGCCGGGACGCATCCGAGGGGCGCACGGTGTTCTCCAGGCCCGGCGGCGGCACGCGCATCGGTGACAGGCTGAGCGAGCTGCCGCTGTCCCTGCGCAGCGACCCGGACGAGCCGGGCCTGGAGTGCGCCCCGTTCGTGGTCGCGCACTCCTCCGGGGACGACCAGTCGGTGTTCGACAACGGGCTGCCCGTGCGGGCCACCGAGTGGATCGGCTGCGGCGAGCTCAGGCACCTGACGACCACCCGGCACAGCGCGGGCCTGACCGGGCTGCCGGTGGCCCCCGCGGGCGGCAACCTCATCCTGGACGGGGGCACGGACCGCTCGCTGGAGGAGATGGTCGCCGGCACAGGCCGCGGGCTGCTGCTGACCTGCCTGTGGTACATCCGCGAGGTGGATCCGGCGACGCTGCTGCTGACGGGCCTCACCCGGGACGGCGTGTACCTCGTCGAGAACGGCGAGGTGACCGGGGAGGTCAACAACTTCCGGTTCAACGAGTCTCCGGTGGACCTGCTGGGCAGGGCCACCGAGGCAGGGCGCACCGAGAAGACGCTGCCGAGGGAGTGGAGCGACTACTTCACCAGGGCCGCGATGCCCGCGCTGCGCGTCCCGGATTTCAACATGAGTTCTGTCAGTCAGGGCGTATAA
- the tyrS gene encoding tyrosine--tRNA ligase, whose product MTDIVDELKWRGLFALSTDEDALRKALADGPVTFYCGFDPTAPSLHVGHLVQVLTVRRLQQAGHRPLALVGGATGLIGDPRPTAERTLNDPGTVAGWVEKLRRQIEPFLSFEGENAAVMVNNLDWTQDLSAIEFLRDIGKHFRVNKMLTKDSVARRLESDQGISYTEFSYQILQGMDFLQLYRRYGCTLQQGGSDQWGNLTAGLDLIHRLEPDASVHALATPLMTKADGTKFGKTEGGAVWLDAEMTTPYAFYQFWLNVDDRDISAYMRILSFRSREELEELEEQTAERPQARAAQRALAEELTTLVHGADQTAAVIAASRALFGQGELTELDDRTLAAALAEVPHARVAELGPVVDLFAEVGLVSSKSAARRTVKEGGAYVNNVKVTAEDAVPAKEDLLHGRWLVLRRGKKNLAAVEVTGG is encoded by the coding sequence GTGACGGACATCGTCGACGAGCTGAAGTGGCGGGGGCTGTTCGCCCTGTCCACTGACGAGGACGCTTTGCGCAAGGCTCTCGCGGACGGTCCCGTCACGTTCTATTGCGGCTTCGACCCGACCGCGCCGTCACTGCATGTCGGGCACCTGGTGCAGGTGCTCACCGTGCGCCGGCTCCAGCAGGCCGGTCACCGGCCGCTGGCGCTGGTCGGCGGCGCCACGGGCCTGATCGGCGACCCGCGCCCGACCGCGGAGCGGACGCTGAACGACCCGGGGACGGTGGCCGGCTGGGTGGAGAAGCTGCGCCGCCAGATCGAGCCGTTCCTGTCCTTCGAGGGCGAGAACGCCGCGGTCATGGTGAACAACCTCGACTGGACGCAGGACCTCTCCGCGATCGAGTTCCTCCGGGACATCGGAAAGCACTTCCGCGTCAACAAGATGCTGACGAAGGACTCCGTGGCCCGGCGGCTGGAGTCCGACCAGGGCATCAGCTACACCGAGTTCAGCTACCAGATCCTGCAGGGCATGGACTTCCTGCAGCTCTACCGCCGCTACGGCTGCACGCTCCAGCAGGGCGGCAGCGACCAGTGGGGCAACCTCACGGCCGGCCTGGACCTGATCCACCGGCTCGAGCCGGACGCGAGCGTGCACGCGCTGGCGACGCCGCTGATGACGAAGGCGGACGGCACCAAGTTCGGCAAGACGGAGGGCGGCGCCGTCTGGCTCGACGCGGAGATGACCACGCCGTACGCGTTCTACCAGTTCTGGCTGAACGTGGACGACCGGGACATCTCGGCGTACATGCGCATCCTGTCCTTCCGGTCCCGGGAGGAGCTGGAGGAGCTGGAGGAGCAGACCGCTGAGCGTCCGCAGGCCCGGGCCGCGCAGCGGGCGCTGGCGGAGGAGCTGACGACGCTGGTGCACGGCGCCGACCAGACGGCCGCCGTGATCGCCGCGTCCAGGGCCCTCTTCGGCCAGGGCGAGCTCACCGAGCTGGACGACAGGACGCTGGCCGCGGCCCTGGCCGAGGTGCCGCACGCCCGGGTCGCCGAGCTCGGCCCGGTGGTCGACCTGTTCGCCGAGGTCGGTCTGGTCAGCAGCAAGTCGGCCGCGCGCCGCACGGTGAAGGAGGGCGGCGCCTACGTGAACAACGTCAAGGTCACCGCCGAGGACGCGGTCCCCGCCAAGGAGGATCTGCTGCACGGCCGCTGGCTGGTGCTGCGCCGGGGCAAGAAGAACCTGGCGGCGGTCGAGGTCACGGGCGGCTGA
- a CDS encoding DUF3099 domain-containing protein — translation MRKQHGGGNVEVFRITGARTGLQEDVRGRQRRYVISMGIRTVSVILAVCLWNVERYVAIVALVLGLVLPYIAVVIANAGRENAPKLPSTFVTVPMRPMITPSRTNDGFGETPQEDVVTDPPAGAGSEPHDRA, via the coding sequence ATGCGGAAACAGCATGGCGGTGGCAACGTCGAGGTGTTCCGGATCACGGGAGCCAGGACGGGGCTGCAGGAGGACGTGCGGGGCCGGCAGCGTCGGTACGTCATCTCGATGGGGATCCGCACGGTGTCGGTGATCCTCGCGGTGTGCCTGTGGAACGTCGAGCGGTACGTGGCGATCGTGGCGCTGGTGCTCGGGCTGGTGCTGCCGTACATCGCCGTGGTGATCGCCAACGCGGGGCGGGAGAACGCGCCGAAGCTGCCGTCGACCTTCGTCACGGTGCCGATGCGGCCGATGATCACACCGTCGCGGACGAACGACGGCTTCGGGGAGACCCCCCAGGAAGATGTGGTGACCGACCCGCCCGCGGGCGCAGGAAGCGAGCCGCACGACCGGGCATGA